The genome window GGGTAGCGATTCATGGCAATAATTGACAACAATTATCCCATTGTAAACGTTTACAACAAAATTAGGGAATAAGCAATAGTGGTTAATTCGTAATTCTTAGCGCCCTCCACCGCAGTTGGTAAATAGTCATGGGGGTTTTCCTTCCGAACAGATCGAGGGGAGTCGCTATATTGATAAAGATAGAGCAATGCAAAAAATGGCTGATTATGGATTAGCGATTTGGGATGGAAAATCAAGAGGTACAAAGAATAATATCGATGCCGTCAAATTAACAAAAGTAATCAGAATTTAGTTGTAGTGGGGAGCAATCCTCAAATAATAATCTAAAAGATAATAAATAAATAACAGTTATGTGGTGTAAAACAATTAAAAAATGCCATGAAACTGTACGAATTGACTGAAAAACTAACCGAATTGGAAGAAACCATTGAAAACTTAGATGGTATTGATATTCCTGCTGATTTGCATAGCTATTTTCTTTCTCTTCTCTCCGAAGCCGAATCCACCAATGAGGAATTTCTTCTCAAAATTGATGATATTCTCTCGCTTATCCAGTCCAGAAAATACTGGTTAGAGGTACGCAAAAATGAGCAGAAACGACTCAATACTCTTATTAAGCGTGACGAGAAAACGGTGGAATGGCTACAAGAGTACCTTAAACATCACCTTGAAAAGTTAAACTTGAAAAAACTCCGAACCAATAAGTTTAATGTCACTGTCAGA of Cyanobacterium sp. T60_A2020_053 contains these proteins:
- a CDS encoding siphovirus Gp157 family protein → MKLYELTEKLTELEETIENLDGIDIPADLHSYFLSLLSEAESTNEEFLLKIDDILSLIQSRKYWLEVRKNEQKRLNTLIKRDEKTVEWLQEYLKHHLEKLNLKKLRTNKFNVTVRQASVPPLNLFEEDATKYPKQYQKVTVEVDRKALKEAIKQGDEEAIKYGKLGEKSTYLSIK